One genomic region from Thermoplasmatales archaeon encodes:
- a CDS encoding dihydrodipicolinate synthase family protein yields MKANDIYKGIFPAIPTMFSQNGDLELDDLKKTVRFLVDEEVSGIFSLVIGGEFYKLSDKERMTVAEQTVKYANGDLPVFIGVTHSGSLPSIYLAKHAESIGADGIVISYPYFAPFIQEAKAGLMKYISDVCDAVDIDVVIQDYRSSGSISFTARQISQLVKRHSNISALKIEGSGHLEKIRKYLNSPGRKVPILGGMVGKHFLEELKIGVTGTVPGAALPETYRSIYDLFLLNRQNEALEKQSELDPYLDYIISHFVSFVDIEKRILKRRGIINSIQMREPRITMQESDLASLENILKKIEQIFKLQL; encoded by the coding sequence ATTCCCACAATGTTCTCGCAAAACGGAGATCTCGAATTAGATGACCTGAAAAAAACAGTTAGATTCCTAGTAGATGAAGAAGTCAGCGGCATATTTTCTCTAGTAATAGGTGGTGAATTTTATAAATTGAGCGACAAAGAACGAATGACGGTGGCAGAGCAAACTGTGAAGTACGCTAATGGTGATCTGCCAGTGTTTATTGGTGTAACTCACTCAGGATCGCTTCCATCCATTTATCTCGCCAAGCATGCCGAGTCAATAGGTGCAGATGGCATAGTGATTTCTTATCCATATTTTGCCCCTTTTATTCAGGAGGCTAAAGCCGGTTTGATGAAGTATATTTCTGATGTATGTGACGCCGTAGATATTGACGTCGTGATTCAAGATTACCGGTCTTCTGGATCAATCTCATTTACTGCCAGACAGATATCTCAGCTTGTTAAGAGACATAGTAACATATCCGCTCTCAAGATCGAAGGATCCGGTCACCTGGAAAAGATAAGGAAATATCTTAATTCGCCAGGTAGAAAGGTACCAATTCTGGGTGGGATGGTAGGAAAGCACTTTCTGGAAGAATTAAAAATAGGCGTAACAGGAACGGTACCTGGAGCTGCCCTTCCCGAGACCTATCGTTCTATTTATGATCTATTTCTGTTGAATCGCCAGAATGAAGCTCTGGAAAAGCAATCCGAGCTAGATCCATACCTTGACTATATAATTTCTCATTTCGTGTCATTCGTTGACATTGAAAAGCGTATACTTAAGAGAAGAGGCATTATAAATAGTATACAAATGCGTGAGCCGAGAATAACTATGCAAGAATCGGATCTTGCTTCATTGGAAAACATATTAAAGAAAATAGAACAAATTTTCAAGTTACAACTGTAA
- a CDS encoding alcohol dehydrogenase catalytic domain-containing protein — MKSRAALLTEFKTKMSIGEIDIKEPQGESVLLRILGAGVCGSDVEIWKGNIIRKGFSLPFVLGHENVGEVIKIGEKVKNIKPGDKVIVYAVWSDLTCNFCLEGRFNLCINMAVPGQSFFNGGFSDYMYVDSYRFLHKLKSSDVVDFAPIADAGTTSYSAVKKVLTEIGNRTDSTALVYGVGGIALYTIQIMKTLAPMIPIIAVSRKDEKLRFAEKLGADIAIRPTELEQTVKSFTSNDGKISAIDLVGSRESLMNISKSLYARINSSIVLVGLYGSEGTFSVFDIVGYEKKIIGSNYGTMLDFIDASNLLEQNKIKSFVIRHPLDDVNLALDEIQEGSEIGRHVLCP, encoded by the coding sequence ATGAAGTCAAGAGCAGCCCTTTTGACAGAGTTTAAAACAAAAATGTCCATCGGCGAGATAGATATTAAAGAACCACAAGGCGAATCTGTTCTTCTACGTATTCTGGGTGCGGGCGTTTGCGGAAGCGATGTAGAGATCTGGAAAGGAAACATTATAAGGAAAGGATTTAGCTTGCCTTTTGTCCTTGGCCATGAAAATGTCGGAGAGGTAATCAAAATCGGGGAAAAGGTCAAAAACATAAAGCCTGGAGACAAGGTTATCGTTTATGCAGTTTGGAGTGATCTCACTTGTAATTTTTGTTTAGAGGGTCGCTTCAACCTATGCATTAATATGGCTGTTCCCGGCCAATCATTCTTCAACGGAGGGTTTTCAGATTACATGTATGTAGATTCGTATCGATTTCTCCATAAGCTAAAGAGTAGCGATGTCGTTGATTTTGCTCCAATTGCCGATGCGGGCACGACATCATACTCCGCAGTAAAGAAGGTATTAACTGAAATCGGTAACAGAACCGATTCGACGGCACTAGTATATGGTGTTGGCGGAATCGCACTATACACAATTCAAATAATGAAGACTTTAGCGCCGATGATACCAATAATTGCAGTTTCTCGCAAGGATGAAAAACTAAGGTTTGCGGAGAAATTAGGGGCTGACATTGCAATCCGACCGACAGAACTTGAACAAACGGTAAAGAGTTTTACGTCCAATGACGGAAAAATCTCAGCTATCGATCTTGTTGGTTCCAGGGAGAGTTTGATGAATATAAGTAAATCACTGTACGCAAGGATTAATTCCTCTATCGTTCTCGTCGGATTATATGGCAGTGAAGGGACCTTTTCAGTTTTTGACATTGTAGGGTATGAGAAGAAAATAATCGGAAGCAACTATGGGACGATGCTTGATTTCATAGACGCCAGTAATCTACTTGAACAAAACAAGATCAAATCATTTGTAATACGGCACCCATTAGATGATGTGAACTTGGCCTTGGATGAGATTCAAGAAGGTTCAGAAATCGGCAGGCATGTGTTATGCCCCTGA
- a CDS encoding CoA transferase, with protein sequence MNDKNERSNKSKKKLVPEFGPLRGLKVIDTCRYGACHLGATILAEFGAEVIHIDSPPFEPPTSDSYRFSEPLMPPSSKDQVSAHGVQNGRNKLAIGLDFLKSDEGRDIFRGLVKWADIFIEASRPGTLDRHGFSDEDLKALNKRISVVHLSGFGQTGPKKGDPAHDLDIQAYSGFASLVGYEKEPLRVPWVIADYVSSIWIAFSSVLSYITAKSSDSGDIVDIAQYEMLVRILDPYYSFLASYPKAKEPKRQGNEHPDLFPYGFYKCADGWISVSAPYPATWTRLRKLLGFPVIYDDIKFRENKRKEIENTLREWLSKKTVEEAENTLKQESIPTSKVNSILDFLNDNHVKERNLIVEWEDENIGKVKGIDVVPKFTSNPGRIWRGFPTLGQDTEAILSEILGYSEDRIKDLKERGVIA encoded by the coding sequence ATGAACGATAAAAATGAGCGTAGCAATAAAAGCAAGAAAAAATTGGTTCCAGAATTTGGGCCGCTTCGCGGGCTTAAGGTTATTGATACCTGCAGGTACGGTGCATGCCACCTTGGAGCGACAATACTAGCAGAGTTTGGAGCAGAGGTCATACATATCGACTCTCCACCTTTTGAACCTCCAACTTCAGATAGTTATAGATTTAGTGAGCCTCTGATGCCTCCGTCGTCGAAAGACCAAGTTTCCGCCCATGGAGTTCAGAACGGTAGGAACAAACTGGCGATAGGCCTGGACTTTCTTAAGTCCGATGAAGGGAGGGATATATTTAGGGGGCTTGTAAAGTGGGCTGACATTTTCATAGAGGCTTCTAGGCCCGGCACACTTGATAGGCATGGCTTCAGTGACGAGGATCTTAAAGCATTAAATAAAAGAATATCTGTTGTCCACCTATCTGGTTTTGGGCAGACGGGTCCAAAGAAGGGAGACCCAGCGCACGATCTGGATATTCAGGCCTATAGCGGATTCGCAAGTCTGGTGGGATACGAGAAAGAACCGTTGAGAGTACCTTGGGTTATTGCCGACTATGTATCCAGCATATGGATCGCTTTTTCCTCAGTTTTGAGCTATATAACAGCGAAATCAAGCGATTCTGGGGATATTGTCGATATTGCCCAATATGAAATGCTGGTAAGGATACTTGATCCTTATTACTCTTTCTTGGCTTCATATCCCAAGGCAAAGGAACCTAAGAGGCAAGGAAACGAACACCCTGACTTATTTCCATATGGGTTCTACAAATGCGCAGATGGATGGATTTCCGTGTCAGCACCATATCCCGCTACCTGGACTAGATTGAGGAAATTGCTGGGTTTCCCGGTAATCTATGACGACATTAAATTCAGAGAAAACAAGAGGAAGGAAATAGAGAACACTCTCAGGGAATGGCTTTCTAAGAAGACAGTTGAGGAGGCTGAAAACACCTTGAAACAGGAGAGCATTCCCACTTCCAAAGTAAACAGTATTCTTGATTTTCTCAACGATAATCACGTCAAGGAACGCAATCTCATTGTCGAGTGGGAAGATGAGAATATAGGGAAGGTAAAAGGCATAGATGTGGTTCCAAAGTTCACCTCAAATCCCGGTAGAATCTGGAGAGGTTTTCCAACACTCGGTCAGGATACGGAAGCAATCCTAAGCGAAATACTGGGATATTCTGAAGATAGAATAAAGGATCTCAAAGAAAGAGGTGTTATTGCATGA
- a CDS encoding glycoside hydrolase family 88 protein, with amino-acid sequence MFEIQDVHKITDLLNEITEKIRRIIDEDTQDFPFSKDLKTGRWTGTNYCDWSGGHWVGLLTRAYEWSKDETFLKEAKKKLGMIAKRVEDNDEFLGFIFRYSYAHLSEVLKSEDYEKLALKAADKLLEIQNKKNGLIPLGSQCKILGTGIKGEDLAGVDDAIIPNTLLFWAYKRTLDERYIEVAIQNLNQSIKLFMREDGSTIHMIRFNPENGDIIQKWNNLGFDSTTTWSRGQAFFLLALAYGFNATRQEKYSEAYTKGLSFYLSVNKDKDLTPYYDMTDPNIPNVPKDTSSLAILAESFLLMVENGYNGYNLLRQILDSLISHIETKNESSVILKDGCFDYPRNIAIYSELIFADYYCYDFLLRLRDYLKVMKIE; translated from the coding sequence ATGTTTGAAATTCAAGATGTTCATAAAATAACCGATTTGTTAAATGAGATTACCGAGAAGATTAGACGGATTATAGACGAAGATACACAGGATTTTCCATTTTCAAAAGATTTAAAAACTGGAAGATGGACTGGAACTAACTATTGCGACTGGAGTGGTGGGCACTGGGTAGGCCTACTTACGAGAGCCTATGAATGGTCAAAAGATGAAACTTTCCTCAAAGAAGCAAAAAAGAAGTTAGGTATGATCGCAAAGCGTGTCGAAGACAATGACGAATTTCTAGGCTTTATATTCCGGTATTCTTACGCTCATCTTTCCGAGGTCTTAAAGTCAGAAGATTATGAAAAATTGGCACTAAAGGCTGCCGATAAACTTTTAGAAATACAAAATAAAAAAAACGGCTTAATTCCGCTTGGTTCTCAGTGCAAAATACTAGGTACGGGGATAAAGGGCGAGGATCTTGCTGGCGTAGACGATGCAATAATTCCCAACACGTTGCTTTTCTGGGCTTACAAAAGGACTCTGGACGAAAGATACATAGAGGTTGCTATTCAAAACCTGAATCAATCAATTAAATTATTCATGAGGGAAGACGGCTCAACCATTCACATGATTCGCTTCAACCCTGAGAATGGGGACATCATACAGAAATGGAACAATCTGGGATTTGATTCCACTACTACATGGTCGAGAGGTCAAGCCTTCTTCCTCCTCGCTCTCGCATACGGTTTTAACGCTACCCGGCAAGAGAAATATAGTGAGGCTTATACCAAGGGGCTTTCGTTTTATCTAAGCGTGAACAAAGATAAAGATCTGACACCGTACTATGATATGACAGATCCAAACATACCCAACGTTCCCAAGGATACATCTTCGTTGGCTATACTGGCAGAATCCTTCCTATTAATGGTCGAGAACGGCTACAATGGCTATAATCTCCTACGGCAGATACTTGATTCTCTGATTTCCCATATAGAAACAAAAAACGAATCCTCGGTAATTCTGAAAGATGGTTGTTTTGACTACCCACGAAATATAGCAATCTATTCGGAACTCATTTTCGCCGATTATTATTGTTATGATTTCCTTTTAAGGCTAAGAGACTACCTGAAGGTGATGAAAATTGAGTGA
- a CDS encoding MaoC family dehydratase, protein MEENCFLKEGYKFTTRGMTIPDAAIFLYASLTGESHPAHEDDIYAKKSIFGRRVVQGLLTLSICQGFLSKEYGIVEYGKANLGINDVKFKRPVFPGDTIRVRGEVTSVRESNKDPKNKIVKISMRGFNQNEEEVISYETVLLF, encoded by the coding sequence TTGGAGGAGAATTGCTTTTTAAAAGAAGGGTATAAGTTCACAACTAGGGGGATGACTATCCCAGACGCCGCAATCTTCCTCTACGCCTCGTTAACTGGAGAATCTCATCCGGCACACGAAGATGATATATATGCAAAAAAATCTATATTTGGCAGGAGGGTTGTCCAGGGTCTTCTGACATTATCCATATGTCAGGGATTTCTCTCAAAGGAGTACGGAATAGTAGAATACGGGAAAGCAAATCTGGGTATTAACGATGTTAAATTCAAACGCCCAGTGTTTCCAGGCGATACCATAAGAGTTAGGGGAGAAGTGACCTCCGTCAGGGAATCAAATAAAGATCCAAAAAACAAAATAGTTAAGATAAGTATGAGGGGATTCAACCAGAATGAAGAAGAGGTTATTTCCTATGAGACGGTCCTTCTATTTTAA
- a CDS encoding sugar porter family MFS transporter has product MTENLMEEYDNMKLSARFLGWGSIAALGEFLDAFAIVAWSVALVYLDPYYKIPTVLAGLVPAIFGYAWATTAFGGGHISDLIGRKRLYMWDLIIFIIGSALMVISSFMNYNIVVLIGGYALVGIGVGLDIPASEALVAEISPRRHRGKMMSLVNIWWYIGPITALLIALVSPTNLVGFQILFSFAIGFAILTMILRLLLIESPRYLALKGEVQKLDKELEEALGVSKKNVVPAPAEKLRTYKWKDLFMPGLAGFTIFIMFMNFLWAIPASTFGIYLPYIAADIGKTGFVGGVVMDLIWFLTSIAGILVYWLYADKPNKTVNRKNMFIASSIMVAIGFVMFGIIPLKDGIVGVLGVGIVGFFQGFGMWPIIWLWGTERFPTSIRAAGRGFLSGTDRYVNYSWTFAFPAILLTLGLKYVAYILAIMAIVMAISAVFFAPKGGESQSLEEIENEIGSSRK; this is encoded by the coding sequence ATGACAGAAAACCTAATGGAAGAGTACGACAACATGAAACTGAGCGCAAGATTTCTTGGTTGGGGAAGTATAGCAGCTTTAGGAGAATTTCTGGATGCTTTTGCTATAGTGGCGTGGTCCGTTGCACTTGTGTATCTTGATCCATATTACAAAATTCCGACAGTGTTGGCAGGACTTGTTCCAGCAATATTTGGCTACGCTTGGGCCACTACTGCATTTGGGGGAGGACATATTTCTGACCTGATTGGAAGAAAGAGGCTCTACATGTGGGATCTAATAATCTTTATCATAGGTTCGGCCCTTATGGTGATCAGTTCATTCATGAACTATAACATTGTGGTGCTCATTGGAGGCTATGCTCTCGTCGGAATTGGAGTTGGTCTAGATATACCAGCAAGCGAGGCGCTGGTTGCAGAAATATCTCCAAGAAGACACAGAGGGAAAATGATGAGTCTGGTCAATATATGGTGGTACATTGGCCCCATAACTGCGCTTTTGATCGCGTTAGTTAGCCCTACGAATCTTGTCGGCTTCCAAATACTATTTAGCTTCGCTATTGGTTTTGCTATTCTTACTATGATCCTTAGATTGTTGCTTATTGAATCTCCAAGATACCTTGCCCTCAAGGGAGAGGTTCAGAAACTGGACAAGGAGTTGGAGGAAGCGCTTGGGGTTTCGAAAAAGAATGTTGTCCCTGCTCCAGCAGAAAAGCTTCGTACCTATAAGTGGAAAGATCTCTTTATGCCAGGATTAGCTGGTTTCACTATATTTATAATGTTCATGAACTTTCTTTGGGCTATACCCGCGTCTACGTTCGGCATCTATCTACCTTACATTGCTGCGGACATTGGCAAAACTGGCTTTGTGGGAGGTGTAGTGATGGATCTAATTTGGTTTTTAACAAGTATTGCTGGGATCTTGGTTTACTGGTTATATGCGGACAAACCAAACAAAACTGTCAACAGAAAAAACATGTTCATTGCTAGTTCCATCATGGTAGCAATAGGATTTGTAATGTTTGGAATCATTCCACTCAAGGATGGTATCGTCGGAGTCCTAGGCGTTGGCATTGTCGGCTTTTTCCAAGGATTTGGGATGTGGCCAATTATATGGCTATGGGGAACAGAGAGATTTCCTACATCCATACGTGCTGCCGGGAGAGGCTTCCTTTCGGGAACTGACAGATATGTAAATTACAGTTGGACCTTTGCGTTCCCAGCGATCCTTCTTACGCTTGGTTTGAAGTATGTTGCATACATCCTTGCTATAATGGCTATCGTAATGGCAATTTCCGCAGTGTTCTTTGCACCGAAAGGCGGCGAATCACAGAGCTTGGAGGAAATAGAAAATGAAATTGGTAGTTCAAGGAAGTGA
- a CDS encoding helix-turn-helix domain-containing protein: MLYEIESIHVSIKHDGCWGRITDSSNVTIRTLVFKPFLEQSLMLGIISIKGDEPKDLSEFIEQFKRHKTIHKIISMKRAANVLNLAFFESSRYMTANIMSNYPLLWYSNEIIDGIEVWNIVLPRKVSSYLKQDLTDVAKILNWSSKYQGQDILSLYSQLTEVESFTLRKAEKLGYFESPRKIDLSELSSMIGVSKQAASVTLRRAVKKLAHNSMMD; this comes from the coding sequence GTGTTATACGAGATAGAATCTATTCATGTTTCAATTAAGCATGATGGGTGTTGGGGCAGGATTACAGATTCTTCTAATGTAACAATCAGAACACTAGTGTTTAAGCCATTTCTGGAGCAGTCTTTGATGTTGGGTATTATATCCATTAAAGGCGATGAACCAAAAGACCTTTCTGAGTTTATTGAGCAATTTAAAAGACATAAGACGATCCATAAAATAATAAGTATGAAGAGAGCAGCAAATGTTTTGAACTTAGCATTTTTTGAGTCGTCTAGATATATGACGGCAAACATTATGTCAAATTATCCGCTTTTATGGTATTCCAATGAGATAATCGATGGTATTGAAGTTTGGAACATTGTTCTACCAAGGAAGGTCAGCAGTTACCTCAAGCAAGATCTAACAGATGTTGCAAAGATATTGAACTGGAGTTCAAAATACCAGGGACAAGACATACTTTCTCTGTACTCTCAGTTGACAGAAGTTGAGTCTTTCACCCTTAGGAAAGCGGAAAAATTGGGTTATTTTGAGTCGCCGCGGAAAATAGATTTGAGCGAGCTCTCGAGCATGATTGGAGTGTCAAAACAGGCAGCTTCAGTTACGTTACGTAGAGCCGTTAAAAAATTAGCTCATAATAGCATGATGGACTGA
- a CDS encoding mandelate racemase/muconate lactonizing enzyme family protein, which translates to MDKITLIELPKRNKNSWLDDERIYGPMVKYNNYSASRESWMNLDTRVLCILEDREGNFGTSLTSGGTSVIGIIKDQFSGFLLNEESLNINLIYDLMYRSTAPYGHGRMIMSGIAAVDIALWNLISNAKREPIYNMLGGMINENLKIYGTISATARIDNPIYGLYKVAANFGPEDGKSGINSLVKIVRSIKKYLGPDKEIAIDCFSSWDPEFTIEVCNALHDTRISWIEDPIESTDIEGYRIIRNSIPWQRIAVGNFIHDPVEANRFLSTRIVNIIQPDLSWCGGISAALRIGYAAQTHGVLFSPHNAATQPWALHVMSTLPNAGLAELVVIDNISSAIPLHIYGKPSGTQISPVGMTDLALQTVQELKKVGKTIEIQ; encoded by the coding sequence GTGGATAAAATAACTTTAATTGAATTACCAAAGAGAAATAAAAACTCTTGGCTTGATGATGAAAGGATCTACGGACCGATGGTAAAATACAACAACTATTCTGCATCCAGAGAAAGTTGGATGAACCTTGATACTCGTGTTCTATGCATTCTAGAGGATAGGGAGGGAAACTTTGGGACTTCTTTAACATCAGGTGGTACAAGCGTAATAGGTATAATTAAAGATCAGTTTTCAGGCTTTTTATTGAATGAAGAATCTCTGAATATTAATCTGATTTACGATTTAATGTACCGATCCACCGCCCCCTATGGGCATGGTCGAATGATTATGTCAGGAATAGCAGCAGTTGACATTGCACTATGGAACTTAATTTCTAATGCAAAAAGAGAACCGATCTATAACATGTTGGGAGGGATGATTAATGAAAACCTCAAGATATATGGCACCATCTCAGCGACAGCACGAATTGATAACCCAATTTATGGACTCTATAAGGTGGCAGCTAATTTCGGCCCGGAAGATGGTAAAAGTGGAATCAACTCACTGGTGAAAATCGTAAGAAGTATAAAGAAATATCTAGGCCCTGACAAGGAAATAGCTATTGACTGTTTTTCCTCTTGGGATCCTGAGTTCACAATAGAAGTTTGCAACGCGCTTCACGACACAAGGATTTCGTGGATCGAAGACCCGATAGAATCCACGGATATTGAGGGTTATAGAATAATCAGAAATTCAATTCCTTGGCAAAGAATAGCTGTGGGTAATTTCATACACGATCCAGTTGAAGCAAATAGATTTTTAAGTACAAGGATAGTCAATATTATACAACCTGACTTGTCTTGGTGCGGTGGTATATCTGCTGCTTTAAGAATAGGCTATGCGGCTCAAACTCACGGAGTTTTATTCTCTCCGCATAATGCTGCTACACAACCTTGGGCTTTGCACGTGATGAGTACGCTTCCAAATGCGGGCCTTGCAGAACTTGTTGTTATCGATAATATCTCCTCAGCCATTCCACTACATATTTATGGCAAACCTTCAGGAACTCAAATAAGTCCTGTTGGTATGACGGATCTCGCACTTCAGACTGTACAGGAACTAAAAAAGGTTGGAAAAACCATAGAAATACAATGA
- a CDS encoding transposase — protein sequence MGDYTGHPMGGLIVKEVTISPKEIIRGTPTEDQIKLAEKRIYIAVYNSDREELDLIDLEKKIGAVKKKISEIHDPGDLKKSLGSLKSLVKFTKNSSVLNESLIDIMRKLAGRFLIVTNTDLPYGEIVSAYKEQWKIERTFRAIKSFLDIRPVYHRKFDRIKAHVFVCVLSFLVSAIMEKSTGKSIKSIRKDLNCLDIVPLTVENRRIYVSSDSPEASSLLKSLKIPYPRIHESAHT from the coding sequence ATGGGCGATTACACTGGCCATCCCATGGGTGGCCTTATCGTGAAGGAGGTTACGATAAGCCCCAAAGAAATAATTAGGGGCACTCCTACTGAGGATCAAATAAAGCTTGCAGAAAAGAGGATATACATAGCAGTATACAACAGTGACAGGGAGGAACTCGATCTTATAGATCTGGAGAAGAAGATCGGTGCCGTCAAGAAGAAGATCTCTGAAATTCATGATCCGGGTGATCTGAAGAAATCGCTGGGGAGTCTCAAATCGCTTGTCAAGTTCACCAAAAACTCTTCTGTACTCAATGAGAGTCTTATCGATATCATGCGGAAACTGGCAGGAAGATTCCTCATAGTCACGAACACTGATCTTCCTTACGGAGAGATTGTATCAGCTTACAAGGAACAGTGGAAGATTGAGCGTACTTTCCGGGCAATAAAATCATTCCTTGATATCAGACCGGTATACCACAGAAAATTCGATAGGATAAAAGCGCATGTTTTCGTCTGTGTATTATCATTTCTTGTTTCCGCCATCATGGAGAAGTCCACTGGAAAATCGATTAAGAGCATAAGGAAGGATCTGAATTGCCTGGATATTGTTCCATTAACTGTCGAAAACAGGAGGATCTACGTTTCATCCGATAGCCCGGAAGCGTCGTCCCTTCTTAAAAGTCTGAAAATACCATATCCAAGGATCCATGAAAGTGCACATACATAA